aatcgctgatttcccgcatgcattgacttgtattgaaacgctagaaatccgcaatCATATTAAAatttgcggatttctagcgtttatttcctgaaaaactacaggaagtgacatgccatctatcccatcatgccattcatgcccatcccataatccaggaagaggaaactcaccattcccgtcttcctgtattatggctgccgacatggaggggtatgatcggatgaggctggatgtggtgcagatgataagtgtggtaagtgtgtgtgtatatgtgtatatatgtgtctgtatgtgtatctatgtgtgtgcgtgtgttcggacagcggccgatgagactagtctcatcggccgatgtctgttccctccaagtcgttgcagcaggctcagctcgatgggagcagtatttcccatccaACTGTCCCTGCTGCAATGTACTATTTCCCCCATGAAATGTCCCCTATGGTCATTGGTGAACAGTGGTTACGGGCCCATTCCCCTAATAAACTTAGTTATATACCCCTATTCTCCCCTAAACTTAAttgtcattggtggccagtgtatgatcattggtggccagtgtataattatttacattggtggccagtgtattaacattggtggccagtgtataattatttacattggtggccagtgtattatcattggtggccagtgtttaataattatcattggtggccagtggaacggatatgtaaattattatttattttcattggtggacagtggaataaataataataaaaagtacaatttcattggtggccagtggttaccttataattacctgtccccggcgatcgccacctaaaataaaaactaaaaaaaaaaaacccatactcacctaaacgcccaattccacgattcccttgtcagaaaaaattaaaataacaaaccacaacgtatacctaccctccgcagcatccaattaaacgattgtcccacgatgatctggagtttagagcagccacataacatgcggctgctctaaaccgcggccgccgatacaatgaacgggatcgtaaagcgatcccgttcactgtataccgagttctcccgaacgcagctcgcgctgttcgggggaactcgtttggcagtcactgcagctgcgcggactctccggctgaccggaggtgaactctggagcgtgggaaaattttcCCATGCTATCAGTTCATCTCCGTTCAGCCGGTGAGGCTGCGCAGAGATGATATATGTCATCTGCAGTAATGTTTACAACGGGACAGGTGCAATTGCACCTGATCCAttgtaaaccattttttttttaacccttccaatacccaaataataaaatatggtcaaaaactcggtgtctttatttcattaatacactacgtggctgggcaatatacgaaattgatgggcaatatactacgtggaatatactacgttgatgggcaatatactacgtggctgggcaatatactacgtgaatgggtaatatactacgtggatgggcaatatactacgtggctgggcaatatactacgtgaatgggtaatatactacgtggctgggcaatatactacgtgaatgggtaatatactacgtgaatgggtaatatactacgtggatgggcaatatactatgtggctgggcaatatacaaaatggatgggcaatatactatattttgtatattgcccatccacgtagtatattgcccatccacgtagtatattgcccatccacgtagtatattgcccattcacgtagtatattggccatcaacgtagtatattccacgtagtatattgcccatccacatagtatattgcccattcacgtagtatattgcccattcacgtagtatattgcccatccacgtagtatattgcccatccacgtagtatattgcccatccacgtagtatattgcccattcacgtagtatattggccatcaacgtagtatattgcccatccacgtagtatattgcccatccacgtagtatattgcccatccacgtagtatattgcccattcacgtagtatattggccatcaacgtagtatattccacgtagtatattgcccatccacatagtatattgcccatccacgtagtatattgcccatccacgtagtatattgcccattcacgtagtatattgcccattcacgtagtatattgcccatccacgtagtatattgcccatccacgtagtatattgcccattcacgtagtatattgcccattcacgtagtatattggccatcaacgtagggcaatatactacgtggaatatactacgtggatgggtaatatatagtacgtggatgggcaatatacttcatggctggccaatatactaagtgcctgtgcaatatactacgtggctggtcactaTGTTATGTTGCTGCGATGTATGCTACTATATCTAAAATATGCAAATGTACATAACCGTGTATTTATTGTTGGCCACaattaatttcatttttttttacttgttgtcCTTTTTTATGAAGATTGAACAACACCCTGAGGTCTGGGACCGGTCAAGTGAAAAGTACAAGGGGGCAAAACGTGATGCCTGGCCCAAAATAGTAACCGCTCTCTTTCCAGAGTGGCCGAATCTCCCAACACAGCAGCAAACACAGATTTGTAAGTAtaaatttatttcctttttttaaaaaaaggaagaaGAATGGATTTGTAATGTTTTATTTAAAAATTTTAAATTTGCAGTGGGCGATGTGAAGACGAGATGGCGGTCTGTCACAGACAGATATCTTAAATCACTCAAGACTCCGAGTGGCAGCTCGCCGCCAAGGAAGAGGGTGCCCTATGGAGACCAGCTGAAGTTCATATTGGGAAGCCGGAGTTTGAGGAGGTAGATAATATAAAGAAATAGTGTTGCTTGACGTAATGATTTGTATTTTTGTAACCTTTGTTTTATTTTTGGGTCTGCAGAACAGAAAGCAACATCTCTGCCCAAACACCTCCGGACCTTACCGATGGTGACACCACGGTGGACAGTATTGGAGAGGAAGTAGAAGACAGCATAATGAACAGCCAAGAATCTCCGGGGAGCATGTCTTTGTCCGGAAGGTCACCCGAAATAAGTGATTCCCTTGGAGAACATGACGTTGCAGCAAATACCACAACTTCTACTTCCTCTGACGCTGGTGCAAACTCTGGTGGCGGTGTGTCGAGGCACATGGGGAGGGGGGCTGCTTCTGTCCGTCCCGTGGCAGTGAAAAGACCGGTGCAAAAGAAGACTAAACAAGGTCAAATTATAGAACAATTAACGAGTAAAACGCTCAATCTTCTTGATAATTCTTCAAAGCAAGATGAGCATGACAAATTTGGGGCATTTTTGGCAGACCGTGTTAGAACACTGCCACGGGACAAGCAGCAAATGTTCGTTACAGCTGTCAATTGTCTGTTAATGGCAATTGATGACACACCAACCCTACCCCCTGCTCCACAAGTAATGACGGGTATTTTCAACGTTTTCAGCAACCCCAttatgcctccaccaccaccaccaccaccagctgctGCAGCGCAGCGTTACGGACAGGCGGCAACATACAGGGCCAATCAAGTAGATGCGTACAGTGGCCATACACCTGTACCTAGTTCAACTGGCCATCGTTCCAGTATGCCCAATAGCAGTGTCTACTCCCAACCTGACTTATTTAATGATATGGGCTACCAACCGGAATACCATCAATTTTGAGTTTTGATATCTCATCCTATTTCAGTAGAGACGGGAGTGTATTGAATGTTAAACCGTTGAGTTCATGACCAAATCTTACaaaagttctttaaagggaacctgtcaccacgaaaatcgcgggtgaggtaagcccaccgtcatcaggggcttatctacagcattctgtaatgctgtagataagcccccgatgttatcagaaaaaggagaaaaagacgttatgttatactcaaccacaggcggtctcgctgctggtcaggtcagattggcgtctccggtccactgcggcgcctcctatcttctttccatgaagtcctcttctgatcttcagccacggctccggcgcagtcgtactttgctctgccctgttgagggcagaggatagtactgcagtgcgcaggcgccggaaaggtcagaggcacggcgcctgcgcactgcagtactatcctctgccctcaacagggccgagcaaagtacacctgtgctGGAGCCgttgctgaagatcagaagaggaagtcatggaaagaagataggaggagccgcagtggaccggagacgccaatctgacctgaccagcagcgagaccgcctgtggttgagtataacataacgtctttttctcctatttctgataacatcgggggcttatctacagcattacagaagtgGGGTTACCTCACcagtgatttttggggtgacaggttccctttaagttttgttataaaatgtaagttcatatacattaaaaaaagtttctttaaccccttcgcgccatgcgccgtactagtactgcgctgccggcactgcattagtgccagcagcagtactagtacggcgcatcgatcaccgcggtgatcgggtgcgggtgtcagctgtatatgacagctgacaccccgcagcaatgcccacgatcggcgctatcgccgatcgcgggcatttaacccctctgatgccgctgtcagtagtgacagcggcatagagggggatcgcgcagggacgggggctccctgcgctctcccaccggagcaacgcaatgagatcgcgttgctccggtgacccggaaggagtccccagatccaagatggccgccggactccttccgggtcatgaagtgacctggctagccggcgcctgctgagagcaggcgctggaagccggctaagctgcctgtcagatcgttgatctgacagtgtgctatgcacagtgtcagatcaacgatctgatctaatacagagatgtcccaccctgggacaatgttagaaagtaaaaaaaaaaaaaatagaatgtgtaaaaaaaaataaaaaaaaatccccaaataaaaaaaaaaaaaacatttcccaataaatccatttatttatgtaaaaaaaaaacaaaacaataaatgtacacatatttggtatcgccgcgtccgtaacgacccgctctataaaactatcccactagttaacccctttagtgaacaccgcaaaaaaaaaaaaaaaaaaaacaaggcaaaaaacaacgctttattatcatacaggcgaacaaaaagtggaataacacgcgatcaaaacgacggatataaataaccatggtaccgctgaaaacgtcatcttgtcccgcaaaaaaaaagccgccatacagcatcatcagcagaaaaataaaaaagttatagctctcagaataatgcgatgcaaaaaacaattatttttttatataaaatagtttttattgtgtaaaagcgccaaaacataaaaaaaattacataaatgaggtatcgctgtaatcgtactgacccgaagaataaaactgctttatccattttaccacacgtggaacggtataaacgccccccctaaaagaaattcaggaattgctggtttttgttcattccgcctcccaaaaatcggaataaaaagcgatcaaaaaatgtcatctgcctgaaaatgctaccaataaaaacgtcaactcatcccgcaaaaaacaagatctcacatgactctgtgggccaaaatatggataaattatagctctcaaaatgtggtgatgcaaaaactattttttgcaataaaaagcgtcttttagtgtgtgacggctgccaatcataaaaatccgccaaaaaaacgctataaaagtaaatcaaaccccccttcatcacccccttagttagggaaaaataataaaatgtaaaaaaatgtatttatttccattttcccattagtgctagggttagtgctagggttagtgctagggttagggctagggttagggctagggttagggctagggttagggttagggctagggttagggttagggttggggttagggtttcagttataattgggggtttccactgtttaggcacatcaggggctctccaaacgcgacatggcgtccgatctcaattccagccaattctgctttgaaaaagtaaaacagggctccttcccttccgagttctcctgtgtgcccaaacagtggttccccccaacatatggggtatcagcgttctcaggacaagttggacaacaacttttggggtccaatttgtcctgttacccttgggaaaataaaaacataggggataaaatatcattttcgtggaaaaaaaaaatattttttattttcacggctctgcgttataaactgtagtgaaacacttgttggttcgaagctctcacaacacatctagataagttcctttgggggtctagtttccaatatggggtcacttgtggggggtttctactgtttaggtacatcaggggctctgcaaatgcaacatgacgcctgcagaccaatccatctaagtctgcatttcaaatggcgctccttccctttcgagctctgccgtgcacccaaacagtggttccccccaacatatggggtatcagcgttctcaggacaagttggacaacaacttttggggtccaatttgtcctgttacccttgggaaaaaaaaattgcgggctaaaacatcattttgtggaaagaaaaaatgattttttaattttcacaatgctacattctaaactttagtgaaacaattgggggttaaaagtgctcaccacacatctagataagttccttagggggtcttctttccaaaatggggtcacttgtggggggtttccactgttaaggcacgtcaggggctctccaaatgcgacatggcgtccgatctcaattccagccaattttgcattgaaaagtcaaatggcactccttcccttccgagctctgccatgcgctcaaacagtggtttatccccatatatgaagtatcgacgtactcaggacaaattgcacaacaacttttggggtacaatttatccttttacccttgggaaaataaaaaatttggggcaaaaagatcattttttgtgaaaattaataaaaaaaatttttttacggctctacattataaacttctgtgaagcacttggaggttcaaagtgctcaccacacatctagattagttccttagggggtctactttccaaaatggtgtcacctgtgggggtttccactgtttaggcacatcagtggctctccaatcgtgacatgggctccgatctcaattccagcaaatcttgcattgaaaagtcaaatggcgctccttcccttccgagctctgccatgtgcccaaacagtggtttacccccacatatggggtatcggcgtactcaggacaaattgtacaacgacttttgtggtccaatttctcctgttacccttggtaaaatgaaacaaattggacctgaagtaaaaattttgtgaaaaaaaagttaaatgttcaatttttttaaacattcaaaaaattcctgtgaagcacctgaagggttaataaactttttgaatgtggttttgagtaccttgaggggtgcagtttttagaatggtgtcacttttgggcattttctgtcatatagacccctcaaagtcacttcaagtgtgaggtggtccgtaaaaaaatggttttgcaaattttgttgcaaaaatgagaaatcgctggtcaacttttaacccttataacgtcctaacaaaaaaaaattatgtttccaaaattgtgctgatgtaaagcagacatgtgggaaatgttgtttattaactatattatgtgatataactctctaatttaagggcataaaaactaagagtttgaaaattgctaaattttcataatttccgacaaatttttgtttttttcacaaataaatgcaagtcatatcgaagaagttttaccactatcatgaagtacaatatgtcacgagaaaacaatgtcagaatcaccaggatccgttgaagcgtttcagagttataacctcataaagtgacagtggtcagaattgtaaaaattggccctgtcacttaggtgaaaacaggctttggggtgaaggggttaatgtaattaatttttcttttactttattaaaaaaaattattttaactactCAGATTTCTTATTATCATAAAAATAAGAAGCTCGGAAATGGGATCTGATTAAGCAACGGTAAACAATAACAACATGGAAACGATTAttgtttaaataatattttttatttattagcaaTGTTTACAATTAGATTAattaaaaaggggccttggtagataGGGATTTGGCGACGGTTGATAGGGATTACGCCTCACATTTTCACAGGTGTTAGCATCTGTGCCGTACAGACTGGTTCATTAGTGGATAGGGTTCAGCCGTCATATGTTCTGTGCTGTTATATCTCACGTCCATTCTTGGGCCTTGATTCTGTTTAGGCATCAGATCTTCTCTGCAGTTCAGGCAGCTCAACACCGGCAcaagagtattgccagtgcacggcaccttcaggactcatgaagtagtctgcaaaggtttctctcacacgcacacccgtgTTACATTGCCTTCCTTGACCAAAGTTGTCCACTGCATCTAATTCTGACACCTGTAATTCCTCAACTACCTCAGTGCTGTATtcccgagcatagttgtggagcacacagcatgcctttatcacagtgtccacggtctccggatctaactggatggcagtgtgaaagatcctccaccgactacacatgatcccgaaggtacattccacatatcttcgtgtacggctcagcctataattaaaaatcctccgccggtcatccagtgctcttcgtgggtatgggcgcagcaggtggggcttcaagggaaatgcctcatccgataccatcacaaagggtactggatgtgtggaacctggCAAAGGTCTaggggctgggagcgtgccgccatctcgaagaatttgaagtccaatctgtgatgattgcaacacccgagaatccccagtactaccataggcaccaacgtcgatggcaacaaacttgtaatgtgcgtcagccaccgccatcaagaccactgaaaaatacttcttataattaaagaagcgtgatcctgatcttggtggctttagcactctcacatgtttgccatcaacagc
This region of Ranitomeya imitator isolate aRanImi1 chromosome 1, aRanImi1.pri, whole genome shotgun sequence genomic DNA includes:
- the LOC138657675 gene encoding uncharacterized protein, producing the protein MPHHRLTPEQNCLLLHTALLLLHHYSELEQSRRRRDSRRQKRMWVHPIIHEREEKGHFHVLYRDLRSFPDKFSQFCRLSIEAFDRLLILLGPHLTYEDTVMRRAISAEERLLITLRFLATGESYTSLHLQFRVGKSTISQIVRCTCTVIWQKLRPIVMPCPTEETWLQVAAGFQTVANFPNCVGAVDGKHVRVLKPPRSGSRFFNYKKYFSVVLMAVADAHYKFVAIDVGAYGSTGDSRVLQSSQIGLQILRDGGTLPAPRPLPGSTHPVPFVMVSDEAFPLKPHLLRPYPRRALDDRRRIFNYRLSRTRRYVECTFGIMCSRWRIFHTAIQLDPETVDTVIKACCVLHNYAREYSTEVVEELQVSELDAVDNFGQGRQCNTGVRVRETFADYFMSPEGAVHWQYSCAGVELPELQRRSDA